The nucleotide sequence GCCCAGCGGCGTCAGGCCACCGCCGACATTGGCCACCAGAAAGATGAAGAACACCACCACATGCACCCGGTGCTGGCGGTTGTCGTTGGCCTTGAGCAAGGGCCGGATCAGCAGCATGGCCGCCCCGGTGGTGCCCATGATGGAGGCCAGCGCCGTGCCGATGGCCAGAATACTGGTATTGACCTTGGGTGAGCCATGCAGGCTGCCCTCCACCAGAATGCCGCCAGACACGGTATACAGCGCCAGCAGCAGCATGATGAAGGGGATGTATTCGGTAATCAGCGCGTGCACGATCAGGCTGAGCGTGCTGCCGGCCCCGAAGCTGAAGGTAAACGGCAGCAGGAACAGCACCGTCCACAGCGCGGTGATCTTGCCGAAATGATGATGCCAGAATGCCGGTGCAAAAATCGGAAACAAGGCAATGGACAGCAGGATGCCGGCAAAGGGAATGATCCAGGCCAGGCTCAGGCTTGCTCCGTCCAGGTCGGCCGCCTGTGCCAGCGCAGGCAGGAACAGACAGCCGAGCATGGCCGCCAGCTTGCACAGTGTGGTGCGCATTGATTCTCCTGGTAAGGCGTCAGCCTGATGGCGACGCCGGCATGAAAAAAGGCTGGCAGTCTGGCTGCCAGCCTCTGCAGTGTTGCACCGCCGCTTGCTGAGGGCCGGTGCGCGGGCTCGCTTACAGGCTGCCCTTCTGAATGAACTCGATCTTATAGCCGTCCGGGTCTTCCACGAAAGCGATCACGGTAGTGCCATGTTTCATCGGACCAGCCTCGCGTACCACCTTGCCACCCTTGGCACGTACGGCATCACAAGCCTGATAGGCATCGGCCACACCAATGGCGATATGGCCATAGGCATTGCCCAGTTCGTAACTTTCGGTATCCCAGTTGTGCGTCAGCTCCAGCACGGTATGGTCGGCTTCATCACCGTAGCCGACAAAAGCCAGGGTAAAACGGCCTTCCGGATAATCCTGGCGGCGCAGCAGGCGCATGCCCAGTACTTCCTGATAAAAGGCCAGCGAACGTTCCAGATTGCCGACGCGCAGCATGGTGTGCAGAAATTGCATGGTATGACTCCTGTATCGGGTAAACCGCCTGCGCTCAAAAGCGGGCAGGCGACTAGCCGAAACGAAACAGGCTACTCCCCTGTTGTTTCAACCAGTGTCGGGCATTTTTCCAGTCGGGAAACAGCCGGGCGGTTTCCGCCCAGAAGGCGGAAGAATGGTTCATGTGCAGCAAATGGGCCAGCTCGTGGGCCAGCACATAATCGATGATGGGCAGCGGCGCCTGTATCAGCCGCCAGTTGAGGCGGATATCGCCCCGGGCGGTACAGCTGCCCCAGCGGGTGCGGGCCGATGACAGCGCCAGCTTGCCCGGCTGACGCGGGCAATGCGCGGCAAACCGGCCCAGCCGCTGGGCAAAGCATAACTGGGCCTGACGCTTGAGCCAGGCAGTCACCACAGCCTGCAGGCCAGCCGTGTCACCCGCAGCGATACCGCACACCTGCAGCACATCGCCCTCCAGCCGCGCCGTGCGGCGCAGGCCACCCGCCAGCTGGATGGGCAGCTCGCGTCCCAGATAGGACAAAACCGTCAGATCGGCCAGTTGCTGCTTTTGTTCCCGCTGCGACACCACATGACGGGCAATCCAGTCCTGCCGCGCCAGCAACACCTCGCGCAAACGGGCCTGGCTGATGCGTGGATGGGCAATCAGCTCCACCCTGCCATCGGCAATGCGGATGCCTATGCTTTTGCGCACCCGCCGTACCAGGTGCACCTCTACCGCGCCCTCAGGCAGCGGCAGGATGGTCCAGGCGGCGGCGCTTGTCATCAGGATGGGCAAAGGGGCCAACGCCGCCGATCTCGCGCTGGCGCGCCTCGATCCACTGCTGTGCCTGCTGGGTCATGGCCTCCGGGCCAACCCCGTCCTGCGGCCGGATGGCCGGGCCGATCACCACGGTAATCTCGCCCGGATATTTCAGAAAGGCATTGCGCGGCCAGAATTCGCCGGCATTGTGGGCCACCGGCACCAGCGGCATGTCCAGCTGCCGCGCCATGCGCGCCGCGCCATGCTTGTACTTGCCAGCCACGCCCGGCTTGGTGCGGGTACCTTCGGGAAACACGGTAATCCAGAAGCCGTGTTTCTTGCGCTCCAGCCCCTGCTGCAACATGCGGTCATTGGCACGGGAGCGGTCGGAACGGTTGATGGCAATGGGGTTCATCAAGGCCAGGCCCCAGCCAAAGAAGGGCAGCCACAGCAGTTCGCGCTTGGCGACATAAATCTGTGAAGGAAAGATTTTCTGCAAGGCCAGGGTTTCCCAGCCGGACTGGTGCTTGGAACAGATAATGGACGGTTCGTCCGGGATGTTTTCCGCCCCGATCACCCGGTATTTCAGCCCGACCACATGCACCAGCAGCCACAGCATGATCTTGGCCCAGCTCTCGCCAAACACATGGCGGGTACGACGTGGCAGCGGCGCGGCAATGAACAGGCCCAGAAAGCACAGCGGCGTGACGATCAGCAGCAACAGCCAGTAAATCAGATTACGAATCCAGATCATGGGTTATATCAGCCTTGGGCTTAGCCAGTTCACAGATTGATCAAGTGCTCGGCGGCGTCGAACAGGTCGTCGAACACCAGCGTGCCTTCGGGCAGGCCGCCCTTTTCCAGGGTTTTCAGCCCCTTGCCAGTACGCACCAGAATGGGCTGGCCACCCACGGCGGCCACCGATTCCAGATCGCGCAGGCTGTCGCCGATCAAGGGCAGGCCCTGCAGCTTGACATTGAAGCGCTCGGCCAGCTCCAGCACCATGCCCGGCAGCGGCTTGCGGCATTCGCAGCCATGATCCGGCCCGTGCGGACAGTAGGCGATGGCATCAATGCGTCCACCAGCCTGCCCTGCCAGCCGGTGCATCTTTTCATGCATGGCATTGAGCGCGTGCACATCAAACAGGCCGCGCGCTAGGCCGGACTGATTGGTAGCCACCACCACATGCCAGCCGGCCTGGGTCAGGTTGGCGATGGCCTCCAGACTGTGCGGCAGCGGCACCCACTCCATGGTGTTCTTGACGAAATCATCGCGGTCTTCGTTGATGACGCCGTCGCGATCCAGGATGACGAGTTTCATGTTGAGAGAGCACTTCCTGAGTAGGGTTCGGGGAGTGGTGAGTGGTGAGTAGTGGAGCCCGGCTTGTTGCCCACTCCTGACTCCCCTCTCTCCACTCCCCTCCCGGGTTAATCTGCCAGCAGCGAGATATCCGCCACACGGTTGAACAGGGCAGCCAGACGGGCCAGCAAGGCAATGCGGTTGGCACGCACGGCCAGATCATCGGCCATCACCATCACGCCATCAAAGAAGGCATCCACCGGTGCCTTCAGGCTGGACAGCTGGGCCAGTGCGCCGGCAAAGTCGTGCGCGGCAAACTTGGCATCCACCTGCGGGGCCAGTTCGGTCACCGCGGCGTACAGCGCCTGCTCGGCGGCTTCGCTCAGCAGGGCCGGATTGACCTCGCCCACTTCGCCTTCGGTTTTCTTCAGGATGTTCTTCACCCGCTTGTTGGCGGCGGCCAGGGTGGTGGCTTCCGGCAGCGCCTTGAAGGCAGCCACGGCAGCCAGCACCGCCGGCACTTCGTTCAGGACCGAAGGTGCCAGTGCCAGCACGGCATCGACTTCGTCGCCCTGATAGTCTGCTGCCAGATAGTTTTTCAGGCGGTCCATCATGAAGGCAAACACTTCGTCTGCGGTAGTGGCGGACAGCTTGCCGGCCGGGAAGGCGGCAGCCACCAGCGCCAGCAGGGCCTTCAGGTCCAGCTTGGCTTCCAGCACCATGCGCAGCACGCCGAGGGCGGCGCGGCGCAGTGCGTACGGGTCTTTGTCGCCAGTGGGGATCAGGCCGATGCCCCAGATACCGACAATGGCTTCCAGCTTATCGGCCAGCGCCACGGCCGTGGCGATGTCACCCTGCGGCAGGCTGTCACCGGCAAAGCGCGGGTGGTAATGGCCTTCGATGGCGGCGGCAACCACGTCGCTTTCGCCGTCGTGCTGGGCGTAGTACATGCCCATCACGCCTTGCAGCTCGGGGAATTCACCCACCATGTCGGTGACCAGGTCAGCCTTGGCCAGGAAGGCTGCGCGCTCGGCCACGGCCTGGTCGGCCCCCAGCTGCGCGGCGATCTGGCCGGCGATGGACTGCAGGCGCGCTACCCGCTCCAGCTGGCTGCCGATCTTGTTGTGGTAAACCACCTCGGCCAGCTTGGCCAGACGGGTATCCAGCCGGGCTTTCTGGTCTTGCTCGAAGAAGAACTTGGCATCGGACAGACGGGCGCGCAGCACGCGCTCATTACCCTGGATGATGTGGCTGGGGTCGGCGGTTTCCAGGTTGGAGACCAGCAGGAAGCGGTTCATCAGCTTGCCCTTGCCATCCAGCAGCGGGAAGTATTTCTGGTTCTGCTGCATGGTGAGAATCAGGCATTCCTGCGGCACCTTGAGGAATTCGGCCTCAAAGCCGGCTTCCAGCACCACCGGCCATTCCACCAGCGCGCTCACTTCGTCCAGCAGGGCCTCGTCGGCAGCGATGGTCGCGCCATGCACGGCGGCGGCATCAGCCAGGCGCTTGCGGATCAGCTCGCGGCGGGCATTGAAGCTGGCCAGCACCTTGCCTTGCTCGAACAGCACGCGAGCGTAGTCATCGGCCTTTTCCACCATGATATCGCCCGAGGACAGGAAGCGGTGACCACGGGTGGCATTGCGGCTGGTCAGACCCAGCACGCCACCTTCGATCACGGTTTCGCCCCACAGCATGATCAGGCCATGCACCGGACGCACAAACTGGTAGTCCAGATCGCCCCAATGCATCAGCTTGGGAATGGGCAATTTTTTCAGCGCCAGCGCCACGATATCGGTGAGCACGGCGGCCAGCGCTTCGCCAGTCTTGGTGCTCTCGTAGGCAAACACGTCCTGCTTGCCATCGCTCATGGTGCTGAGGGCGGAGACTTCCACGCCGCAGGAACGGGCAAAACCAGCCAGCGCCGGAGTGGGCTGGCCATCTTTCATGCCGGCAGCGACGGCCGGGCCCTTGCGCACGATTTTCTGATCGGGCTGCACGGCCAGCACGGCCGGCACCTGCACCGCCAGACGGCGCGGCGAAGCGAAGGCAATGGCCTCGACATCGGCAGCGACGAATTGCAGTTTCTTCAGTTCTTCGGAAATGGTCTGGGCAAAGCTGAGCGACAGCTTTTCCAGCGCCTTGGGCGGCAGCTCTTCGGTGAGCAACTCGATAAGCAGGGTGGCGTTCATGGTTTATTCAGATTTCTTGTGCGGAGCGGTTTTGGCGAGATAGCACACGACTTGCAGCATGGTGTCGGCCACCGAGTTCTGGTACACCGGCTGCCAGTTCCAGGCAAAGCGCTGCACCGGGAACATGCTGGAATACAGATGGCGATTGTTCTTGCCAGCGTATTCCAGCCCGATCAGCGCGTATTGCTGTTTGGCGCAATTGGCATAGCCCGTGGTGCGCCGAATGTAATACTGGATGTCGGTGGCCTTGTCGTACTGGCGCTCGCTGAACCGTTCCTGATTCACAAAATGGACCAGCCCGTCTTTCTCCACCCAGATGGAATTGCGGTCCATGGCCAGTTCCAGGGCAGAGCCCTGCTGGTAGACGCCCCAATCGGCGGTTTCGGCCAGCGCCGGCGCGGCGGCCAGGGCAAGCAACAGGCTGATCCAGAGTTTCATTGGCAATCAGGCCTTGGGACACATGGGAAAGCCCAGCGCCTCACGCGAGGCGTAATAGGCTTGCGCCACGCCACGCGACAAGGTGCGTACCCGGCCGATATAGGTGGCACGCTCGGTCACCGAGATGGCACCGCGCGCATCCAGCAGGTTGAAGCTGTGGCCAGCCTTGAGCACCATTTCATAGGCCGGCAGCGCCAGCGGAATTTCCAGCAGGCGTTTGGCTTCGGATTCGTAGTAGCTGAACAGTTCGAACAGCTTGGGCACATTGGCGTGTTCGAAGTTGTAGGTGGACTGTTCCACTTCGTTCTGGTGGTACACATCGCCGTAGGTGACGCGCTGGCCGTTGGGGTAGACGGTCCACAGCAGGTCGTAGACGTTTTCCACACCTTGCAGATACATGGCCAGACGCTCGATGCCGTAGGTGATTTCACCCAGCACCGGCTTGCAGTCCAGGCCGCCCACTTGCTGGAAGTAGGTAAACTGGGTCACTTCCATGCCGTTCAGCCACACTTCCCAGCCCAGCCCCCAGGCACCCAGTGTCGGGTTTTCCCAGTCATCTTCCACAAAACGGATGTCGTGCACGGTGGGGTCGATGCCCAGCACCTTGAGCGAACCCAGGTACAGTTCCTGAATATTGGCCGGCGACGGCTTCAGGGCTACCTGGAACTGGTAGTAATGCTGCAGGCGGTTCGGGTTTTCACCGTAGCGGCCGTCCTTGGGACGACGCGAGGGCTGCACATAGGCTGCATTCCACGGCTCCGGGCCGATGGCACGCAGACAGGTGGCCGGATGCGAGGTACCGGCGCCCACCTCCATGTCGAAGGGTTGCATGATGACGCACCCTTGCTCGTTCCAATAATTCTGGAGGGTAAGGATGATTTCCTGGAAGGTAAGCATAGACGTGGGGTAGCTAGTGAAAAGTCAAAGGACGATTCTACCGCCTAGCGCCCCCGGCGAAAAGCAAGGCGACGACCAGAACGCACGCCGCGTTGTGCATTGCACGAAAGAATGGCCGTTTCCGCCCTAGCGTTCGCCCTGTTCCGCCAGTTGGCACGCCAGCCGCCGTCCCTTGGCCAGACAATCCGGCAGCGATACGCCATCCAGCCAGTTGGCACAGACATGCAGCCCCTGCCCCTGCAGCCGCTGCATGGCCTGGCGGGCCGGCTCGATGGCTGCCGTGCCCTGCGGCAGGGCTTGCGGCCAGCGGATGATGGTTTGTTGCAAGGGGGCCGATTCCAGGCCAAACAACTGCTGTAGTTCCCGGTTCAAGCCCTGCAGCAAGGGCGCATCGGCCAGGGCGGCCTGCTGCTGGTAATGGCGGCCCCCGACAAAGCTGGTGATCAGCAATTGGCCGGGCGCACAGCGCTGCGGGTACAGCAGGCTGCTCATCAAATGGCCGGCAGCAAAAGCCTGCTCGCCGGGCGCATGCAGCCCGCCAAAGCCATGCAATGGCCGGCGCACTGTAGCAGCATCCAACACGCTGGCCACCACCGTCATCGGCGCATGCACAATCTGCCGCAAGGCCTGCGCCGCCATTGCATCGTAGTCTTGCAGCAGGCTGGCCGCCTGCGCTGCCGGCAAGGCCAGCACCAGCTGCCGCGCCATGCAGGGGCCGCTGGCGGTTTCCAGCAACCAGCCATCACCCTGACGCCGAATGGCCTGCACCGGGCAATTGAGCCTGACCTCGACATCCTGCGCCAGCCGCTGCGGCAGGCTGGCCAGGCCCCCTTCCAGCGAGACTGCCTGCTTGCGTGCCACCTTGCCGCGCAGTAGCTGCGACAGCACACCACGGCTGATCGAGCCCGCGGCAGCCTCCAGCCGGGCCAGTTGCGGCAGGGTCTCGCACATCAGCAATTCTTCGGGATCGCCAGCAAACACCCCAGCAATAAATGGTGCCACGGCCTTGGCCAGCACTTCCTCGCCCAGACAGCGGCGGAAAAAATCTGCCACGGTTTCGCCGGCAGCTACTGGCTGGCCACGTCGCCACACATCGCCCAGCAAGCGCCATTTGGCCTGCCGGCTAAAGAAATCGCCGCACAACAAATCCAGCGGACCCGCCGGCAACGGGTGATAACGGCCCTGCCACAGCACATGGCGCTGGCGACCGATTGCCGCCGGCAACAGCGGCGTCAGACCCAGTTGCCGCAGCCAGTCCAGCAAGGCGGCATCGGCATACAGGGTATTGGGGCCGCCCTCGATCTGAGCCAGCCCGGTGTGCCGGCTGCACACCTTGCCGCCCACCCGCTCACCCGCCTCGAAGACCCGTACCGCCATACCCTGCTCACGCAGCCACCAGGCGCAGGACAAGCCGGATACGCCGGCACCGATGACGGCGATCATCACAAGCACGCCACGAAATTTTTCATGGCCACAGTGTGCCGCAGCCAGCGCCGCTGAGGCTTGACCCCCATCAACGGCAGTGCCAAAGCAAAACCCGGCTTGCGCCGGGTTTTGAGCTACTAACTAAAGGATCTGCTGCGGCGTTGCGTCCTGGCCGTAGCCTTGCGCGGAGGGACGTGGGCTATCAGCTCCAGTCCAGAATCACCTTGCCGCTCTGGCCGGACAGCATGGTGGCAAAACCCTGCTCGAAATCATCCACCTTGAAGTGGTGGGTAATGATGGGGCGGATGTCCAGACCAGACTGGATCAGCGCCACCATCTTGTACCAGGTTTCAAACATTTCCCGGCCATAGATGCCCTTGATTTCCAGGCCCTTGAAGATGACCTGGTTCCAGTCGATGGCGGTATTGGAGGGCGGAATACCCAGCAGCGCCACCTTGCCACCATGGTTCATGGTTTCCAGCATCTGGCGGAAAGCCTGCGGGTTGCCGGACATTTCCAGCCCCACGTCGAAGCCTTCACACATGTGCAGCTCGCTCATCACCTGCTTCAGGTCTTCGCGGGCCACGTTGACGGCGCGGCTGGCACCCATCTGGCGCGCCAGATCCAAGCGGTAGTCGTTGACATCGGTAATGACGATATGGCGCGCGCCCACGTGCTTGGCGATGGCCACCGCCATGATGCCGATGGGGCCGGCACCGGTGATCAGCACGTCTTCGCCCACCAGATTGAAGGACAAGGCGGTATGCACGGCATTGCCGAAGGGGTCGAAAATGGCGGCCAGATCATCGGAGATGTCGTCCGGAATCGGGAAGGCATTGAAAGCCGGAATCACCAGATATTCGGCAAATGCACCTTCACGGTTGACGCCCACGCCCACAGTGTTGCGGCACAGGTGGCGACGGCCGGCACGACAGTTGCGGCAGTGGCCGCAAGTGATGTGGCCTTCGCCGGACACGCGCTGGCCGATTTCAAAGCCACGCACTTCGGAGCCCATGGCAGCGACCACACCAACGTATTCATGGCCCACATGCATCGGCACAGGAATGGTTTTCTGCGCCCATTCATCCCAGTTCCAGATATGGATGTCGGTGCCGCAGATGGCGGTTTTGCTGATCTTGATCAGCAGGTCGTTATGGCCGATTTCCGGCTGGGCCACATCGTTCATCCACAAACCGGGTGCGGACTTGAGTTTGGATAATGCTTTCATGCTGTTTGCCTGCCTGTAAGTTGCGCGCCCGTCGGCCACCTGGCCCACGGGCAGAAGTCTGGATGCCGCTCAGTCGATCACTTTCAGCTCGCGGCCCACCTTGATGAAGGCAGCTACCGCACGCTGGACCTGCTCCACCGTGTGGCCGGCCGACATCTGGGTACGAATGCGTGCCTTGCCCTTGGGCACCACCGGGAAGGAGAAGCCGACCACGTACACTCCTTCCTGCAACAGGCGGGCGGCCATTTCACCGGCCAGACGGGCATCGCCCAGCATCACCGGGATGATGGGATGCTGGCCCGGCACCAGGGTGAAGCCGGCAGCGGACATTTCATTGCGGAACAGCTCGGCATTGCGCTTGAGCTGGGCGCGCAGCTGCTGGCCTTCACTCTTGATCAGCTTCAGCACTTCCAGGCTGGCGGCAGTAATGACCGGGGCCAGGCTGTTGGAGAACAGATAGGGGCGCGAACGCTGGCGCAGCAGGTCGACAATGGGCTGGCGCGCCGATACATAACCGCCGGAAGCCCCGCCCAGCGCCTTGCCCAGCGTGCCGGTGTAGATGTCCACCTTGTCGGCCACGCCGCACAATTCCGGCGTACCGGCACCATTTTCGCCGATGAAACCGACCGCGTGCGAGTCATCCACCATCACCAGCGCGCCATGGCGGCCCGCCACTTCGCACAGGGTTTTCAGGTCGGCGATGATGCCGTCCATGGAGAACACGCCATCGGTGACGATCAGCTTGAAGCGCGCGCCAGCAGCTTCGGCGGCAATCAGCTGGGCTTCCAGATCGGCCATGTCGTTGTTTTTGTAGCGGAAGCGCTTGGCCTTGCACAGGCGCACACCGTCGATGATGGAGGCGTGGTTCAGCTCGTCGGAAATCACCGCGTCTTCTTCACCCAGCAGGGTTTCGAATACCCCGCCGTTGGCGTCGAAACAGCTGGAATACAGAATGGTGTCGTCGGTGCCGAGGAAGCCGGAAATGGCTTGTTCCAGATCCTTGTGCACCTGCTGGGTGCCACAGATGAAGCGCACCGAGGCGCAGCCATAGCCATAATCATCCAGCCCGCGCTTGGCCGCTTCGATCAGGCGGGCATCATCGGCCAGGCCCAGGTAGTTGTTGGCACAGAAGTTGAGCACGTGTGCACCATCAGCCAGGGCGATGTCGGAGCGCTGCGGCGTGGCAATCACCCGTTCCGGCTTTTCAAAACCATCGGCGCGGATTTGTGCCAGTGTCGCTTCAAGGTGGGCAAGATAGGTATGGTTCATGGCAGGGATGTCCTTATAGGCCAATCGTGGGGCGCCGGGGTTCGAGCAGCTGCGGGATCACCGCGCGCCTGGAAACTGTCATCCATTCTAGCCCAGCGTATCCGGCTTTATCAGTGACAGTTGTCAAGGATTTCGCACGGCAGCTGTCACCACCAATGATC is from Aquitalea aquatilis and encodes:
- the glyS gene encoding glycine--tRNA ligase subunit beta, producing MNATLLIELLTEELPPKALEKLSLSFAQTISEELKKLQFVAADVEAIAFASPRRLAVQVPAVLAVQPDQKIVRKGPAVAAGMKDGQPTPALAGFARSCGVEVSALSTMSDGKQDVFAYESTKTGEALAAVLTDIVALALKKLPIPKLMHWGDLDYQFVRPVHGLIMLWGETVIEGGVLGLTSRNATRGHRFLSSGDIMVEKADDYARVLFEQGKVLASFNARRELIRKRLADAAAVHGATIAADEALLDEVSALVEWPVVLEAGFEAEFLKVPQECLILTMQQNQKYFPLLDGKGKLMNRFLLVSNLETADPSHIIQGNERVLRARLSDAKFFFEQDQKARLDTRLAKLAEVVYHNKIGSQLERVARLQSIAGQIAAQLGADQAVAERAAFLAKADLVTDMVGEFPELQGVMGMYYAQHDGESDVVAAAIEGHYHPRFAGDSLPQGDIATAVALADKLEAIVGIWGIGLIPTGDKDPYALRRAALGVLRMVLEAKLDLKALLALVAAAFPAGKLSATTADEVFAFMMDRLKNYLAADYQGDEVDAVLALAPSVLNEVPAVLAAVAAFKALPEATTLAAANKRVKNILKKTEGEVGEVNPALLSEAAEQALYAAVTELAPQVDAKFAAHDFAGALAQLSSLKAPVDAFFDGVMVMADDLAVRANRIALLARLAALFNRVADISLLAD
- the gloA gene encoding lactoylglutathione lyase, with the translated sequence MQFLHTMLRVGNLERSLAFYQEVLGMRLLRRQDYPEGRFTLAFVGYGDEADHTVLELTHNWDTESYELGNAYGHIAIGVADAYQACDAVRAKGGKVVREAGPMKHGTTVIAFVEDPDGYKIEFIQKGSL
- the hemG gene encoding protoporphyrinogen oxidase, with product MIAVIGAGVSGLSCAWWLREQGMAVRVFEAGERVGGKVCSRHTGLAQIEGGPNTLYADAALLDWLRQLGLTPLLPAAIGRQRHVLWQGRYHPLPAGPLDLLCGDFFSRQAKWRLLGDVWRRGQPVAAGETVADFFRRCLGEEVLAKAVAPFIAGVFAGDPEELLMCETLPQLARLEAAAGSISRGVLSQLLRGKVARKQAVSLEGGLASLPQRLAQDVEVRLNCPVQAIRRQGDGWLLETASGPCMARQLVLALPAAQAASLLQDYDAMAAQALRQIVHAPMTVVASVLDAATVRRPLHGFGGLHAPGEQAFAAGHLMSSLLYPQRCAPGQLLITSFVGGRHYQQQAALADAPLLQGLNRELQQLFGLESAPLQQTIIRWPQALPQGTAAIEPARQAMQRLQGQGLHVCANWLDGVSLPDCLAKGRRLACQLAEQGER
- the tdh gene encoding L-threonine 3-dehydrogenase, which produces MKALSKLKSAPGLWMNDVAQPEIGHNDLLIKISKTAICGTDIHIWNWDEWAQKTIPVPMHVGHEYVGVVAAMGSEVRGFEIGQRVSGEGHITCGHCRNCRAGRRHLCRNTVGVGVNREGAFAEYLVIPAFNAFPIPDDISDDLAAIFDPFGNAVHTALSFNLVGEDVLITGAGPIGIMAVAIAKHVGARHIVITDVNDYRLDLARQMGASRAVNVAREDLKQVMSELHMCEGFDVGLEMSGNPQAFRQMLETMNHGGKVALLGIPPSNTAIDWNQVIFKGLEIKGIYGREMFETWYKMVALIQSGLDIRPIITHHFKVDDFEQGFATMLSGQSGKVILDWS
- a CDS encoding surface-adhesin E family protein, whose translation is MKLWISLLLALAAAPALAETADWGVYQQGSALELAMDRNSIWVEKDGLVHFVNQERFSERQYDKATDIQYYIRRTTGYANCAKQQYALIGLEYAGKNNRHLYSSMFPVQRFAWNWQPVYQNSVADTMLQVVCYLAKTAPHKKSE
- a CDS encoding glycine C-acetyltransferase, which produces MNHTYLAHLEATLAQIRADGFEKPERVIATPQRSDIALADGAHVLNFCANNYLGLADDARLIEAAKRGLDDYGYGCASVRFICGTQQVHKDLEQAISGFLGTDDTILYSSCFDANGGVFETLLGEEDAVISDELNHASIIDGVRLCKAKRFRYKNNDMADLEAQLIAAEAAGARFKLIVTDGVFSMDGIIADLKTLCEVAGRHGALVMVDDSHAVGFIGENGAGTPELCGVADKVDIYTGTLGKALGGASGGYVSARQPIVDLLRQRSRPYLFSNSLAPVITAASLEVLKLIKSEGQQLRAQLKRNAELFRNEMSAAGFTLVPGQHPIIPVMLGDARLAGEMAARLLQEGVYVVGFSFPVVPKGKARIRTQMSAGHTVEQVQRAVAAFIKVGRELKVID
- a CDS encoding M48 family metallopeptidase codes for the protein MTSAAAWTILPLPEGAVEVHLVRRVRKSIGIRIADGRVELIAHPRISQARLREVLLARQDWIARHVVSQREQKQQLADLTVLSYLGRELPIQLAGGLRRTARLEGDVLQVCGIAAGDTAGLQAVVTAWLKRQAQLCFAQRLGRFAAHCPRQPGKLALSSARTRWGSCTARGDIRLNWRLIQAPLPIIDYVLAHELAHLLHMNHSSAFWAETARLFPDWKNARHWLKQQGSSLFRFG
- the glyQ gene encoding glycine--tRNA ligase subunit alpha — encoded protein: MLTFQEIILTLQNYWNEQGCVIMQPFDMEVGAGTSHPATCLRAIGPEPWNAAYVQPSRRPKDGRYGENPNRLQHYYQFQVALKPSPANIQELYLGSLKVLGIDPTVHDIRFVEDDWENPTLGAWGLGWEVWLNGMEVTQFTYFQQVGGLDCKPVLGEITYGIERLAMYLQGVENVYDLLWTVYPNGQRVTYGDVYHQNEVEQSTYNFEHANVPKLFELFSYYESEAKRLLEIPLALPAYEMVLKAGHSFNLLDARGAISVTERATYIGRVRTLSRGVAQAYYASREALGFPMCPKA
- the gmhB gene encoding D-glycero-beta-D-manno-heptose 1,7-bisphosphate 7-phosphatase, whose protein sequence is MKLVILDRDGVINEDRDDFVKNTMEWVPLPHSLEAIANLTQAGWHVVVATNQSGLARGLFDVHALNAMHEKMHRLAGQAGGRIDAIAYCPHGPDHGCECRKPLPGMVLELAERFNVKLQGLPLIGDSLRDLESVAAVGGQPILVRTGKGLKTLEKGGLPEGTLVFDDLFDAAEHLINL
- a CDS encoding lysophospholipid acyltransferase family protein; this translates as MIWIRNLIYWLLLLIVTPLCFLGLFIAAPLPRRTRHVFGESWAKIMLWLLVHVVGLKYRVIGAENIPDEPSIICSKHQSGWETLALQKIFPSQIYVAKRELLWLPFFGWGLALMNPIAINRSDRSRANDRMLQQGLERKKHGFWITVFPEGTRTKPGVAGKYKHGAARMARQLDMPLVPVAHNAGEFWPRNAFLKYPGEITVVIGPAIRPQDGVGPEAMTQQAQQWIEARQREIGGVGPFAHPDDKRRRLDHPAAA